Below is a window of Candidatus Cloacimonadota bacterium DNA.
GAAGAAGAAAACAGCTTATTGCGTGCTAAAATTGAACTTTATGCTGCCACTGTGGATTCCATTTATAATATGTTAGACTCTTTGGGAATAAAATCCGCAAATCCTCCCAATCCAGAACTCTACCGAGGAGGAGCAAGCATGGAACCAGATCACTCACGAGACCCTAAACTCAAGCTACAAATGGAAAACCTCGAGCAAGAACTGGTAAAAATACTTTGGGCACTAGGCCCTCATCTACCCGCTGACACTACTCCCGATATTTTTGCAGAACCTATTGAAGGTGATATTCCTTCTATATATCCTACCTTCGGACGTATTTCCGATCACTATGGAACTCGCATTCACCCCATAACCAAAAATATGGAATTTCACTATGGCATCGATTTTGCAAACGAGACCGGTACTCCAATCTATGCCAGTGCCGCAGGAATTGTATTGCATGCAAGTTATCTGAGCGGATATGGTAAACGGATAGTATTGGATCATGGGAATGGATACCAGAGCGTTTATGCCCACTTGTACTCCAGCAAAGTAAAGAAGGGCGACGCGGTAAAAAAGGGTCAGATAATAGCCCTAATGGGAAATAGCGGACTTTCCACCGGTCCTCATCTGCATTATGAAGTGCATTATCACGATCGCAAAATGAATCCTGCCAACTATTTGAACCGCTCCGATCGTTATGCATTGCGCTAAGAAAAGTGCCTGGCTAATAACCAATCATGCTCCTGCTAGAATAGTATCGGGTTATGCAAATATTTGTGGAGACGTATTAGCCGTTGATGCAGGCTTGGAAGCCGTTGCTAAGCTAAAACTCTCGCCAAAGTTGATTATTGGAGATTTTGATTCTCTTCCCATCGATTTGTTACAGCAATTCAAAGATGTAGCCGTCCACAAACATGAACAGCGGAAAAATGAAACCGATACAGAGCTTGCACTTGACTGGTGTATTCAACAAGGGTATCGGGATATTGTGATTTGTAACGATATGCAAGGAAGGTTTGATCATAGCCTGGCAATAATTCAAAACCTCCTAAACCTCCATAGAAAGGGAATTTGTGCCCGAATTGAAAGCGAGAAACAACAGATCTTCTTTTTAACCTTGCACACCGCACTCGAAGGACAAAAAGGAGACCTTCTATCGTTGCTATGTTATGGAAATGAAGCCCAATTCAAAAGTTCTTCCGGATTAGAATATCCCCTGGATGGATTGCAACTTTATCAGCATCAAAGTCGCGGTATTAGCAATGTATTTGCCCAGAACAGGATCGAAATAGAGCTTAACACAGGAGAAGTGCTGGCTGTATATAGCCCACATAGAACCGGCAATTCTTAAGGTTTGCATACTTTACAAGGTTCGAGTCCTTTATAC
It encodes the following:
- a CDS encoding M23 family metallopeptidase, producing the protein MRDKEITIKNNTQFDANGLGEIRPGKRPMYLKLAILLAMLVLAFIMGYIVSGGSGERRLALLEEENSLLRAKIELYAATVDSIYNMLDSLGIKSANPPNPELYRGGASMEPDHSRDPKLKLQMENLEQELVKILWALGPHLPADTTPDIFAEPIEGDIPSIYPTFGRISDHYGTRIHPITKNMEFHYGIDFANETGTPIYASAAGIVLHASYLSGYGKRIVLDHGNGYQSVYAHLYSSKVKKGDAVKKGQIIALMGNSGLSTGPHLHYEVHYHDRKMNPANYLNRSDRYALR
- a CDS encoding thiamine diphosphokinase, which codes for MHCAKKSAWLITNHAPARIVSGYANICGDVLAVDAGLEAVAKLKLSPKLIIGDFDSLPIDLLQQFKDVAVHKHEQRKNETDTELALDWCIQQGYRDIVICNDMQGRFDHSLAIIQNLLNLHRKGICARIESEKQQIFFLTLHTALEGQKGDLLSLLCYGNEAQFKSSSGLEYPLDGLQLYQHQSRGISNVFAQNRIEIELNTGEVLAVYSPHRTGNS